A region of the Streptococcus suis genome:
AGATCGCATTTCTGCTCACTTTACAACTTGCTTTCTTGCTCTTATACTCTATCGTTACTTAGAGCTGGCGGTTCAGAAGCAATTCACATGTACTGAACTCATTGAAACCTTACGTTCATACACCTTTAAGTATCTGCCTGGTTTTGGTTATCTACCTAACTACACTCGGACGGCTATTACTGACCAGCTGCATCAGACATTTGGATTCAGAAGTGATTATCAAATTCTAAGCGAAAAAAAGATGAAAAAAATTTTACAATCGTCAAAATCGAGAAAAAGTACGCATTTTTGATATAAAAAGAAAACCTCGCTAAACCCTTGATATGCATAGGGTTAGGGAGGTTTTTTGTCTTGTAAAACTGTCAAAGACGGGATTATATCATAAAACCTATCAATGAGGAGGTTTTATGGTATAATGTCCTCAGAAGCTATCAGAGGAATGGAAAATGTTACAAACACCGAAACACATCACTGCCATCATTGAGTCTCATCTGGATCAGATGACTAGACTTGAAAAGCAGATTGCCAGTTATTTTACTCAGTTAGACCCATCTAGCACCGATCTCAGCCAAGAAAACACTATACAGCAACTCCACATTTCTCCATCTGCTCTTACCCGTTTTGCCAAAAAATGTGGATTTTCCGGTTATCGAGAATTTGTCTTTGCCTTTCAGAATAACCAAGAATACTTGGATAAACATTTTGAAAAATTACAGAGGAGCCTAACAAAAAAAGTCTTGGTAGACTATGAGGAAATCCTAACTGCTACCAATAAACTCGTTGATGAAGAAAAATTGGAAGAAATTGCCAAACTGATTGACAGTAGCAAGCGTGTCTATTTTTATGGAATCGGCAGTTCTGGTTTGGTTGCAATGGAAATCAAATCCCGTTTTATGCGACTGGGGGTCGTCTGCGATGCTATTACAGACAAAAACAACCTCATTTGGACAACCAATATCCTAGATCAGACCTGCTTGGTCATTGGACTCTCCTTATCCGGTCAGACAGAAGAAGTCATCGAACACTTACACTTGGCTGCTCAGAAAGGGAGCACAACTGCCCTTCTAACCACCAAGACACCTTCTCAGTCCCCCTTTGACCAAGTCATTCCAGTCGCCTCTGTCCGCCATCTCAACTATGGCAACCGTATTTCCCCTCAAATTCCCCTCCTCATCATGCTTGATGTTATCTACGCCTATTTTTTATCCATCGACAAGGACAGAAAAGAAAGTATTTTCAAACAAACCATCAAGGAATAAGCAGAAAAGGCACTACTGTATTTCAAGTAGTGCCTTTAATTAGTTAGCCGAAAAACGTGTCCCGATTAAATAATCATAGACATAGTCATTAACCTTTACATGCATGGCATCGTGAGCATATTCTGGTAAGATTTTCATTTCTTTTTCAACTTCCAGTCGATTGTAGATAGCAAATTGGGTTGATGGAGGACAAACTCCATCTTCTAAGCCCGTCACCATAGCTACTGGGCATGAAATCAAGTGAGCCAGATTTTTTACATCAATATAGGATAGGGTTCGAAGAATCTCCTCTTCCCTTTCATGTAACGGATCTGAAAATTTGAAATAACGAAACAATTCGTCGTAGGCTTCACTGTTGTTGCCAAGTTCCAAGACCCGTTTAAAGTCAGATAGGAAAGGATAGATGGCTACAGTTTTACTGATGTAGGGACTGAGAGCGGCTGCCACCAAGGCCAAGGCCCCTCCCTGTGAGGCACCATAAGACACCAGGCGCTTCTGATCAACAAAGTCAAACTGTGCAACAATAGCAATCAGTTGATAGACATCCAAATAGACATCCTTA
Encoded here:
- a CDS encoding SIS domain-containing protein; protein product: MLQTPKHITAIIESHLDQMTRLEKQIASYFTQLDPSSTDLSQENTIQQLHISPSALTRFAKKCGFSGYREFVFAFQNNQEYLDKHFEKLQRSLTKKVLVDYEEILTATNKLVDEEKLEEIAKLIDSSKRVYFYGIGSSGLVAMEIKSRFMRLGVVCDAITDKNNLIWTTNILDQTCLVIGLSLSGQTEEVIEHLHLAAQKGSTTALLTTKTPSQSPFDQVIPVASVRHLNYGNRISPQIPLLIMLDVIYAYFLSIDKDRKESIFKQTIKE
- a CDS encoding acetylxylan esterase; amino-acid sequence: MIDNMTLQDMLTYRGRQEIPADFDVFWQDELSKLVDLPDYSLLEKDCGLAQVSCYELNFTGTNGSKIFAKCLFPKSEQAVPVLFYFHGYQGQGPDWSENLKFLAAGYGVVAMDVRGQAGRSQDLGQFEGITIKGQVIRGMLQGPDHLFYKDVYLDVYQLIAIVAQFDFVDQKRLVSYGASQGGALALVAAALSPYISKTVAIYPFLSDFKRVLELGNNSEAYDELFRYFKFSDPLHEREEEILRTLSYIDVKNLAHLISCPVAMVTGLEDGVCPPSTQFAIYNRLEVEKEMKILPEYAHDAMHVKVNDYVYDYLIGTRFSAN